A DNA window from Anastrepha ludens isolate Willacy chromosome 6, idAnaLude1.1, whole genome shotgun sequence contains the following coding sequences:
- the LOC128866674 gene encoding ATP-dependent RNA helicase DHX15 homolog, translated as MSKRRIEVGETYNTKSKKEFDVSATSFNNTAAAAPVAGAVASASRQPGNVNPYNLKPFTQRYFNLYKKRITLPVFEYQADFMRLLNEHQSIVLVGETGSGKTTQIPQWCVEFATSKGKKGVACTQPRRVAAMSVAQRVSEEMDVSLGEEVGYSIRFEDCSSAKTVLKYMTDGMLLREAMSDPMLEQYQVILLDEAHERTLATDILMGVLKEVIRQRNDLKLVVMSATLDAGKFQQYFDNAPLMNVPGRTHPVEIFYTPEPERDYLEAAIRTVIQIHMCEDIEGDILMFLTGQEEIEEACKRIKRETDNLGSDIGELKCIPLYSTLPPNLQQRIFEPAPPRNANGAIGRKVVVSTNIAETSLTIDGVVFVIDPGFAKQKVYNPRIRVESLLISAISKASAQQRAGRAGRTRPGKCFRLYTEKAYKNEMQDNTYPEILRSNLGTVVLQLKKLGIDDLVHFDFMDPPAPETLMRALELLNYLAALDDDGNLTDLGAVMSEFPLDPQLAKMLIASCQHNCSNEILSITAMLSVPQCFVRPNEAKKAADEAKMRFAHIDGDHLTLLNVYHAFKQSSEDPNWSYENFINFRSLKSADNVRQQLARIMDRFNLKRSSTEFTSKDYYVNIRKALVQGFFMQVAHLERTGHYLTIKDNQNVQLHPSTCLDHKPDWVIYNEFVLTTKNYIRTVTDIKPEWLLTLAPQYYEMTNFPQCEAKRQLEMLQQRLESKQYQKGF; from the exons atgtcaaaaagaCGCATAGAAGTGGGCGAGACCTATAATACGAAGTCGAAAAA AGAATTCGATGTGTCTGCAACCTCATTTAACAACACCGCTGCAGCAGCTCCTGTTGCTGGTGCGGTAGCTAGCGCCTCACGCCAGCCGGGTAATGTAAATCCCTACAATTTGAAGCCCTTTACGCAGCGCTATTTCAATCTCTACAAGAAGCGCATCACTCTACCAGTATTTGAATATCAAGCAGATTTTATGCGCCTATTGAATGAACATCAATCTATTGTTTTGGTCGGTGAAACCGGTTCCGGCAAAACCACACAAATACCCCAATGGTGTGTTGAATTTGCTACGTCCAAAGGTAAAAAAGGTGTTGCATGTACACAACCACGTCGTGTGGCCGCTATGTCTGTTGCACAGCGTGTTTCAGAGGAAATGGATGTGAGCCTTGGTGAGGAGGTCGGCTACTCTATACGTTTTGAAGACTGCTCATCAGCAAAAACAGTGCTTAAGTATATGACGGACGGTATGCTGTTGCGTGAAGCCATGTCGGACCCTATGTTGGAACAGTATCAAGTTATATTACTTGATGAGGCCCACGAACGTACTTTGGCCACAGATATTTTAATGGGTGTTTTAAAAGAGGTCATAAGGCAACGGAATGATCTAAAATTAGTGGTGATGTCAGCTACTTTAGATGCAGgcaaatttcaacaatatttcgaTAATGCACCTTTGATGAATGTGCCGGGTCGTACACATCCTGTCGAGATTTTCTATACACCTGAACCAGAACGTGACTACTTAGAAGCAGCCATACGCACTGTTATACAAATTCACATGTGCGAAGATATTGAAG GTGATATATTGATGTTTTTAACTGGTCAGGAAGAAATCGAAGAGGCATGCAAGCGTATAAAACGTGAAACAGACAACTTGGGCTCCGATATAGGCGAACTGAAATGTATTCCCCTCTACTCCACTCTGCCCCCAAATTTACAACAACGTATTTTTGAGCCTGCACCACCGCGAAATGCCAATGGTGCAATCGGGCGCAAAGTAGTCGTTTCTACCAATATTGCTGAAACTTCACTTACAATTGATGGTGTCGTTTTCGTGATTGATCCGggctttgcaaaacaaaaagtcTACAATCCACGTATACGAGTGGAGAGTTTGCTTATTTCAGCAATTTCAAAGGCTTCAGCACAACAACGCGCTGGTCGTGCTGGGCGTACACGCCCGGGCAAATGTTTCCGCTTGTACACGGAGAAGGCGTATAAAAACGAAATGCAGGATAATACATATCCTGAAATTTTGCGCTCAAATTTGG gCACTGTGGTGTTGCAACTGAAGAAACTCGGTATTGATGATTTGGTGCACTTTGATTTCATGGATCCGCCTGCGCCAGAGACACTTATGCGTGCACTGGAATTGCTTAATTACTTGGCTGCGCTGGATGATGATGGCAATCTTACCGACTTGGGTGCAGTTATGTCTGAATTCCCATTGGATCCGCAGTTGGCTAAAATGTTGATTGCCAGCTGTCAACATAACTGCTCGAATGAAATACTTTCCATAACGGCTATGCTGTCGG TGCCACAATGCTTTGTGCGCCCGAATGAGGCTAAGAAGGCTGCAGATGAGGCCAAGATGCGCTTTGCACACATCGACGGTGATCACTTGACACTACTGAATGTCTACCATGCTTTCAAACAGA GTAGCGAAGACCCCAATTGGTCTTATGagaatttcataaatttccgTTCGTTGAAATCAGCCGATAATGTGCGTCAACAGCTTGCGCGTATAATGGATCGTTTCAATTTGAAGCGCAGCAGCACCGAATTCACATCCAAAGATTATTATGTCAATATACGTAAAGCGTTGGTGCAGGGCTTCTTCATGCAAGTGGCGCATTTAGAGCGCACCGGTCACTACTTGACCATCAAGGACAATCAAAACGTACAGTTACATCCATCCACTTGCCTGGACCACAAACCCGATTGGGTCATCTATAACGAATTTGTGTTGACTACGAAAAATTATATACGCACAGTTACAGATATTAAAC CGGAATGGTTGCTCACTTTAGCGCCGCAATACTACGAAATGACAAACTTTCCACAATGCGAAGCTAAAAGGCAACTAGAAATGCTGCAGCAGCGTCTGGAGTCGAAGCAGTATCAAAAAGGATTTTAG
- the LOC128867785 gene encoding kinesin-like protein costa, with translation MMEIPIQVAVRIYPCLQPAATIPIEAPPPSAGNVVHTKSNTGSDEHLQLATQKDDNGNFNSNTVGEKTDTLAQDESSATENIFCVQAIPMAAPGFLNTAPTALPGQLDNGIAAGLMQVGPHSFPVTHALPMDCTQSQIYHQTVFPLISLFMEGFDASVVTYGQRGTGKTYTLYGPNLDCVYSDSGQGVVQRCVREIFAHMENHPERTYAVNIGWVEIIDDVIHDLLGVGNIHCDSITDVFHWLQLGLTAKQRPTNQSDDAPITHTLFTLTLEQQWVSKEGLIQHRLSTASFSDLCGTDRVFMLNALDQPTSLPKDAGLQTLEQVVNTLTDPALMYGANGNIPYNQTTLTTLLKDSFGGRAQTLLILCVSPLERDCNETICNLQFAFKVQCVRNYVIMNTFSDDNTPISPETVMPELPGASVRGVPVGADTFGLQFAASQWYKLVSNAEGLFSKLATSNAVTELDKEQIEEWLFLKQECEECLSSAEAIRSQKQLVPIQEADEPEEAMSEPETSLQQNSDNESDCESQRPDLMEKLEVLMEELRLKTDTLIEDKYKEFIQNQPKAVMESQESARHKESANSMELVLSEQRAPNEKLDERKASIGGRRRSIQPGASLSSAEIAMLNRVASREQAVPKVADDFLEGSGDLQNASQLRAAINSPLENIQKKLRKLDTDIEARQNQIQEVEQTMQLKQNIITELVKNSDTRSTAKQRFHKKKSKLESEYEKTKKQLAKAIVQGKDKSEVERLRSLIAHIEHRLQDLASMKHIAGESGQKVKKLQQSIHESKKLIDDLQKKLKKDRKQREQLEHELKALKEKENNGNGNSKALVKLDSHAPHGGSNSVEDVERGKNLKEVQARISHLDHVLREKSENLEQYGDNAEGAGEKEGLRHEIRNLRRTRDHLLEQRCTLDRKLKRDKMLSHREERKLLECDEAIEAIDAAIEFKNELICGHKSIDTSERLQREKGEQMLMARLNKLSPEEMRTLLYKYFTKVIDLRDSSRKLEVQLMQLERERDAWEWKERVLSNAVRQARLEGERNAVLLQRQHEMKLTLMLRHLAEETSASASSTSFNEAQHHQQQQQHQRYLRPTNLALTHQQQQLHAAGGAINTSSQYSDTDLDLDFYKNTTIPVSGKILKPPKHGEMEICPLPDALAKYKPLDKFKEKERESKNKLFAKFQVLTRYAGQSVTAAASNCAAAEQAGGSGRKKDKEQLAAAIPQENLKRLISTPPATKVTRQKNKIIIQDATRKN, from the exons ATGATGGAAATTCCGATACAAGTAGCCGTGCGTATCTACCCCTGTTTACAACCGGCTGCAACAATACCTATAGAAGCACCACCACCATCAGCTGGAAATGTTGTACATACGAAATCAAATACAGGATCAGATGAACATCTCCAATTAGCAACGCAAAAAGATGATAATGGAAATTTCAATTCTAATACAGTCGGCGAGAAGACAGATACGCTCGCACAAGATGAGTCGTCTGCCACCGAAAATATATTCTGTGTGCAGGCCATTCCAATGGCCGCACCAGGTTTTCTAAATACGGCACCAACAGCTCTGCCTGGACAATTAGACAATGGCATAGCTGCCGGTCTAATGCAGGTGGGACCCCATTCATTCCCAGTAACTCATGCGCTCCCAATGGACTGTACACAAAGTCAAATTTACCATCAAACTGTATTTCCACTGATTAGTTTGTTTATGGAGGGTTTCGATGCTTCAGTAGTAACTTATGGTCAAAGAGGAACTGGTAAGACATACACTCTCTACGGGCCTAATTTGGACTGTGTATACAGTGATTCCGGACAAGGTGTAGTGCAGAGATGTGTGCGGGAAATTTTCGCACATATGGAAAATCATCCAG AACGTACTTATGCTGTTAATATTGGCTGGGTTGAAATAATCGACGATGTTATACACGATCTCTTGGGCGTGGGAAATATACATTGTGATAGTATCACTGATGTTTTTCACTGGCTACAATTGGGTTTAACTGCTAAACAGCGGCCAACAAATCAATCAGATGATGCGCCCATTACGCATACACTTTTTACGCTCACGCTTGAACAACAATGGGTTTCAAAAGAAGGTCTCATTCAACATCGCCTTTCTACGGCTAGTTTTTCTGATTTATGCGGCACGGATCGAGTTTTCATGTTGAACGCACTGGATCAACCCACTAGCTTGCCCAAGGATGCAGGTCTTCAAACTTTGGAGCAAGTGGTAAACACCCTCACCGATCCGGCACTTATGTATGGGGCCAATGGGAATATACCATATAATCAAACGACATTGACCACACTTTTGAAAGATTCCTTCGGCGGGCGGGCGCAAACTCTGCTAATTTTGTGCGTTTCCCCATTAGAACGAGATTGTAATGAAACTATTTgtaatttgcaatttgctttcAAAGTGCAATGTGTGCGAAACTATGTAATTATGAATACGTTTTCTGATGATAACACTCCCATATCGCCAGAGACAGTAATGCCTGAACTACCTGGAGCCAGTGTACGTGGCGTGCCAGTGGGAGCGGACACATTTGGATTACAGTTTGCAGCAAGTCAGTGGTACAAATTGGTATCGAATGCCGAAGGTCTCTTCTCCAA ATTAGCTACCTCCAATGCTGTCACTGAATTGGATAAAGAACAAATTGAAGAATGGCTTTTTCTCAAGCAGGAATGCGAGGAATGTTTAAGCTCTGCGGAAGCTATACGCTCACAAAAGCAATTGGTCCCTATACAGGAAGCAGATGAGCCGGAGGAGGCAATGAGCGAACCAGAAACCTCACTGCAACAAAATTCGGACAATGAATCGGACTGTGAATCTCAACGCCCTGATTTGATGGAGAAATTAGAGGTGCTTATGGAGGAATTGCGCCTAAAGACAGATACATTAATAGAGGACAAATATAAAGAATTTATACAAAACCAACCCAAAGCGGTTATGGAGAGTCAAGAGAGTGCAAGACATAAAGAGTCAGCAAATAGCATGGAATTGGTGCTGAGCGAGCAACGTGCACCGAATGAAAAGTTAGACGAACGTAAGGCATCCATTGGTG GACGGCGGCGGTCAATACAGCCCGGCGCCAGTCTCTCAAGCGCTGAGATAGCGATGCTCAATCGCGTGGCTTCACGTGAACAAGCAGTACCTAAAGTAGCCGATGATTTTCTCGAGGGCTCAGGTGACCTGCAAAATGCCTCACAGTTGCGTGCTGCAATCAATTCGCCCCTAGAGAATATACAGAAGAAATTGCGCAAATTAGATACAGATATCGAAGCACGGCAAAATCAAATTCAGGAAGTAGAACAAACCATGCAGTTGAAGCAGAATATTATAACAGAACTTGTCAAAAACAGTGACACCCGTTCGACCGCCAAGCAGCGATTTCATAAGAAAAAATCTAAACTAGAGTCCGAGTATGAGAAGACTAAAAAACAATTGGCCAAAGCAATAGTGCAGGGAAAGGACAAATCTGAAGTGGAACGTTTGCGGTCTTTAATTGCTCACATAGAACATCGCTTGCAAGACCTCGCTTCGATGAAGCACATCGCCGGCGAAAGTGGACAAAAGGTGAAGAAATTGCAACAGTCGATACATGAATCCAAAAAACTCATCGACGATCTACAAAAGAAACTGAAGAAAGATCGTAAGCAACGCGAACAATTAGAGCACGAGTTGAAAGCGCTCAAAGAGAAGGAAAATAATGGTAACGGCAACAGCAAAGCACTGGTGAAGTTAGACTCGCACGCACCGCACGGTGGTTCCAACAGCGTCGAAGATGTGGAACGCGGCAAAAATCTTAAAGAAGTACAAGCCCGCATATCGCATTTGGATCATGTGTTGCGCGAGAAATCGGAGAATCTGGAGCAATATGGCGATAACGCCGAGGGCGCAGGTGAGAAAGAGGGACTGCGACATGAGATACGCAATCTACGACGCACACGCGATCACTTACTGGAGCAACGCTGCACGCTCGATCGCAAGCTAAAGCGCGATAAAATGCTCTCGCATCGTGAAGAGCGCAAGCTACTCGAATGCGATGAGGCCATTGAAGCCATCGACGCGGCTATTGAATTCAAAAACGAACTCATCTGCGGGCACAAATCGATTGATACCAGCGAGCGACTGCAGCGTGAGAAGGGCGAGCAAATGCTGATGGCACGTCTCAACAAACTCTCGCCGGAGGAAATGCGCACGTTGCTGTATAAGTATTTCACTAAGGTGATTGATTTGCGCGACTCATCGCGCAAACTTGAAGTGCAGTTAATGCAGCTAGAACGAGAACGCGATGCTTGGGAGTGGAAGGAGCGCGTGCTGTCGAATGCAGTGCGACAGGCGCGTCTCGAAGGTGAACGTAACGCGGTGCTATTGCAGCGGCAACATGAAATGAAACTCACGCTGATGCTGCGCCATCTCGCCGAGGAGACATCAGCATCGGCTAGTTCGACAAGTTTCAACGAGGCACAAcaccatcagcagcagcagcaacatcaaCGTTACTTGCGACCTACAAACCTGGCGCTgacacatcaacaacaacaactgcatgcGGCTGGCGGTGCCATTAACACTTCATCACAGTATTCCGACACCGATCTCGATTTAGACTTTTACAAGAATACCACCATACCGGTGAGTGGTAAAATTTTGAAGCCGCCCAAGCATGGCGAAATGGAAATTTGTCCACTGCCCGATGCACTGGCCAAATACAAACCATTGGATAAGTTCAAAGAGAAGGAGCGGGAGTCAAAGAATAAACTATTTGCCAAATTTCAAGTGCTCACACGCTATGCAGGCCAGTCTGTAACTGCTGCAGCGTCTAATTGCGCTGCGGCCGAACAGGCCGGCGGTAGTGGCCGCAAGAAGGATAAGGAGCAGTTGGCGGCGGCCATACCACAAGAGAACCTAAAACGCTTAATATCAACACCTCCCGCCACGAAAGTGACGCgtcaaaagaataaaattatcATACAGGATGCAACACGTAAGAATTAA
- the LOC128866885 gene encoding gustatory receptor for sugar taste 43a-like: protein MEITEPTLCVFYVSKILGLAPFSARRNSKGVLDIRRSIMFSVYSASLCLIMVFLTYQGLLFDANSQVPVRPSFRMKSPTSKVVTALDVSVVVLACSTGVGCGLWGLRSTRELNSRLRKIDDSLHSFSNFKRDRIMAILMTVLPFIVITSLLGLDISTWLRFAIGMRTPDDDTEINVQWYIPFYSLYFILTGLQMNFANTAFGLGRRFRRLNVMLRSTFLKVENNKKETTGKPLITTVKVVSQHPLALHQSLSKFANESVQKEGSGKNKVVLLKLLEENHESLGKCMRLVSNSHGIAVLFILVSCLLHLVATAYFLFLELLSNKDSGMVWLQVLWIIFHSSRLILVVEPCHLATIESKKTIQIVCEIERKVHDPILAEEVKKFWQQLLVVDVEFSASGLCRVNRTLLTSFSSAICTYLVILIQFQNTNG, encoded by the exons ATGGAAATTACCGAGCCCACACTGTGCGTTTTTTATGTAAGCAAAATTTTGGGGCTGGCACCATTCTCGGCACGCAGAAACTCAAAGGGTGTGCTGGATATACGACGTAGTATCATGTTTTCGGTTTACTCGGCCTCGCTATGCTTAATAATGG TTTTTTTGACCTATCAGGGATTGTTATTCGATGCAAATTCACAGGTGCCTGTGCG CCCATCTTTTAGAATGAAATCGCCCACTTCTAAAGTGGTAACAGCGCTAGATGTTTCGGTGGTGGTGCTGGCGTGTTCGACGGGAGTTGGCTGTGGGTTATGGGGGCTGCGATCGACGCGTGAATTGAATTCGCGGCTGAGGAAG ATCGATGATTCTTTGCATTCTTTCTCGAACTTTAAACGCGATCGCATAATGGCCATATTAATGACGGTGCTACCTTTTATAGTAATAACTTCGCTCTTAG GACTCGACATTTCGACATGGCTGCGCTTTGCCATTGGCATGAGAACTCCCGATGACGATACgg AGATAAACGTGCAATGGTACATACCTTTTTACAGTCTGTACTTCATATTGACTGGCCTGCAAATGAATTTTGCCAATACTGCATTCGGTCTGGGTAGACGCTTTCGGCGATTAAATGTGATGTTGAGGAGCACTTTTCTAAAAG TTGAGAACAACAAAAAGGAAACTACGGGCAAGCCGCTAATTACGACAGTCAAAGTTGTATCCCAACATCCTTTGGCACTGCACCAAAGTCTGTCCAAATTTGCGAATGAAAGTGTGCAAAAAGAAGGGTCAG GCAAAAATAAAGTTGTTTTGCTAAAATTACTTGAAGAAAATCACGAGTCCCTTGGAAAGTGCATGCGTCTGGTCTCCAA CTCCCACGGTATTGCAGTGCTCTTCATACTGGTCTCATGTCTACTGCACTTGGTTGCCACAgcgtatttcctttttttagaaCTGCTAAGTAACAAGGACAGCGGCATGGTGTGGCTCCAAGTACTGTGGATTATATTCCATTCTTCGCGCTTAATTTTAGTTGTGGAGCCATGTCATTTGGCGACAATAGAG TCCAAAAAAACCATACAAATCGTGTGTGAAATTGAACGTAAAGTGCATGATCCAATATTGGCAGAAGAG GTGAAAAAGTTCTGGCAACAATTACTTGTTGTTGATGTGGAATTTTCTGCGAGTGGTTTGTGTCGCGTTAATAGAACTTTACTAACATCG ttCAGCTCGGCTATTTGCACGTATCTGGTCATTCTAATACAATTTCAAAACACTAACGGCTAA